The Kosakonia sacchari SP1 genome includes a window with the following:
- a CDS encoding DUF2231 domain-containing protein encodes MQTLSGPSRATLALYELFNPLPTGFFVAAWIFDILYIKTFQIMWTDAASWLIAIGLLIAIIPRLIHLVQVFVTQRHRTSGAEKFHFWLWLVAIVLAIFNAFVPAGCVTRPGCNGSLKAVRYGRSSTNATKLAPIWCRTI; translated from the coding sequence ATGCAAACACTCTCCGGGCCATCGCGCGCGACGCTTGCGCTTTACGAACTATTTAACCCGCTGCCCACCGGTTTTTTTGTCGCGGCGTGGATTTTCGATATTCTCTACATTAAAACCTTTCAAATCATGTGGACCGATGCGGCAAGCTGGCTTATCGCCATTGGTCTGTTGATTGCCATCATTCCCCGTTTGATACATCTGGTGCAGGTGTTTGTGACCCAGCGCCATCGCACTTCAGGCGCGGAGAAATTCCATTTCTGGCTCTGGCTGGTGGCTATCGTGCTGGCGATTTTTAACGCTTTTGTGCCAGCGGGCTGCGTAACCCGACCGGGCTGCAATGGGAGCCTGAAAGCGGTGCGTTATGGGCGATCGTCAACGAACGCGACGAAATTGGCTCCGATCTGGTGCCGGACTATATGA
- a CDS encoding PQQ-dependent sugar dehydrogenase, protein MVNERDEIGSDLVPDYMTSVKEKGFYGWPYSYFGQHVDERVKPPRPDLVAQAIKPDYALSSHVAPLGLLFYTGDNMPQYRGGAFISEHGSWNRTPLNGYQVVWVKFEGGKPVGQPQPVVTGFLTDDQKQVRGLPVGLAMDKQGGVLIADDAGNAIWRISAR, encoded by the coding sequence ATCGTCAACGAACGCGACGAAATTGGCTCCGATCTGGTGCCGGACTATATGACCTCGGTAAAAGAGAAGGGGTTTTACGGCTGGCCGTATAGCTACTTTGGGCAGCACGTGGACGAACGCGTTAAACCGCCACGCCCGGACTTAGTGGCCCAGGCCATCAAGCCCGATTACGCGCTTAGCTCGCACGTCGCACCACTTGGCTTGTTGTTCTATACCGGTGACAATATGCCGCAATATCGCGGCGGCGCGTTTATCAGCGAGCACGGAAGCTGGAACCGCACACCACTGAATGGCTACCAGGTGGTGTGGGTGAAATTTGAGGGCGGCAAACCGGTTGGACAACCGCAACCGGTCGTGACCGGTTTTCTCACCGATGACCAGAAACAGGTGCGCGGGCTACCGGTCGGACTGGCGATGGATAAACAAGGCGGCGTGCTGATTGCCGACGATGCCGGTAACGCTATCTGGCGGATCAGCGCGCGCTAA
- a CDS encoding tetratricopeptide repeat protein, with translation MDSRLQAAITLRKQGQHDKSRRALQSLAEEPALRAQALLNIAWSYDNEGKERDAEPHYLAALDAGLTGEDQFEAQFGLASTWRCLGKYAQAKTLFEEIMTSWPQATEVRPFYALCLHNLGEHDSAIAVLLASIIQHPDARTEPYKAVLHHYAQHPHQRW, from the coding sequence ATGGATAGCAGATTGCAGGCAGCGATTACGCTGCGCAAACAGGGTCAACACGATAAAAGCCGTCGGGCGCTGCAATCGCTGGCAGAAGAGCCCGCGCTACGCGCGCAGGCGTTACTCAATATCGCCTGGTCGTATGATAACGAAGGCAAAGAGCGCGACGCCGAGCCTCATTACCTGGCGGCGCTTGATGCTGGGTTAACAGGAGAAGATCAGTTCGAAGCGCAGTTTGGTCTGGCGTCTACGTGGCGCTGCCTGGGGAAATATGCGCAGGCGAAAACCCTGTTTGAGGAGATCATGACAAGTTGGCCGCAAGCCACCGAAGTGCGGCCTTTTTATGCCCTTTGTTTGCACAATCTTGGCGAACACGACAGCGCCATTGCCGTGCTGCTGGCGTCGATTATTCAGCATCCCGACGCCCGCACCGAACCCTATAAAGCGGTGCTGCATCACTACGCGCAGCACCCGCATCAACGCTGGTGA
- a CDS encoding ABC transporter ATP-binding protein, protein MSQSGLSLRGFGAGYYKRQIIRDLNIANLPRGKVTILLGPNGSGKSTLLRAMAGLNKAEGELLLDGEDLLSQPFARRAEQVVYLPQSLPAGVHLHVLESIIVAQRASGGLHSAAKQTEVMSLLRQLGIEHLALHYLDQLSGGQKQLVGLAQSLIRQPSLLLLDEPLSALDLNYQFHVMDLVKRETRSRNIVTVVVVHDINIALRHGDHVLILKKGELVANGVPGEVITPESLAQVYGVRGRVEPCSQGMKQVIIDGLTHQAS, encoded by the coding sequence ATGAGCCAGAGCGGCCTGAGTCTGCGCGGGTTTGGCGCGGGATATTACAAGCGGCAGATCATTCGCGATCTCAATATTGCTAATTTGCCGCGCGGCAAAGTGACAATTCTGCTTGGGCCAAACGGAAGCGGCAAATCGACGCTGCTGCGGGCAATGGCCGGGCTGAACAAGGCGGAAGGAGAGTTATTGCTGGATGGCGAAGACCTGCTCAGCCAGCCGTTTGCCAGACGCGCGGAGCAGGTCGTCTACCTGCCGCAATCGCTGCCGGCAGGAGTTCATCTGCATGTTCTGGAGTCGATTATTGTGGCGCAGCGTGCTTCCGGCGGTTTACACAGCGCGGCAAAGCAGACCGAAGTGATGTCGCTATTGCGCCAGCTCGGTATCGAGCATCTGGCGCTGCACTACCTCGACCAGCTCTCCGGCGGGCAGAAACAGTTAGTCGGGCTGGCGCAATCGCTGATCCGCCAGCCTTCGCTGCTGTTGCTCGATGAGCCGCTCAGCGCGCTGGATCTCAACTACCAGTTCCACGTGATGGATCTGGTGAAGCGGGAAACGCGTAGCCGCAATATCGTCACGGTTGTGGTGGTGCACGATATCAATATCGCGCTGCGCCACGGCGACCACGTGCTGATCCTGAAAAAAGGCGAACTGGTGGCAAACGGCGTGCCGGGCGAGGTGATAACGCCGGAAAGCCTGGCGCAGGTGTACGGTGTGCGCGGGCGCGTGGAACCCTGTTCGCAAGGGATGAAGCAGGTGATTATTGACGGCTTAACCCACCAGGCAAGTTAG
- a CDS encoding FecCD family ABC transporter permease: MMLNYRVILRRRVSLLALLVVFIAAAMLLDFTLGPSGLPLETLWQTLVDPASADAGTRVIVWDIRMPYALMAIIVGLTLGLAGAEMQTILNNPLASPFTLGVSSAAAFGAALAIVLGIGIPGVPAQWFISANAFLFALLAALLLDGITRWTQVATSGVVLFGIALVFTFNALVSMLQFIANEDTLQGLVFWTMGSIARASWEKLGILLLALAVIMPLSMLSSWKLTSLRLGEDRAISFGINVRRLRLATLLRISILSALSVAFVGPIGFIGLVAPHIARMVFGEDHRFYLPGSALIGALVLSLASIVSKNLIDGVIIPVGIVTSLVGVPFFITIIVRHRGSV, translated from the coding sequence CTGATGCTCAACTACCGCGTGATCCTTCGCCGCCGCGTCAGTTTGCTGGCGCTGCTGGTGGTATTTATAGCTGCGGCGATGCTGCTGGATTTCACCCTTGGCCCCTCCGGCTTGCCGCTGGAGACGCTGTGGCAAACGCTGGTTGACCCGGCGAGCGCCGATGCCGGAACGCGGGTGATTGTCTGGGATATCCGCATGCCGTACGCGCTGATGGCAATCATTGTTGGGTTGACACTGGGACTGGCGGGGGCGGAGATGCAGACCATCCTCAACAACCCGCTGGCGAGCCCGTTTACGCTAGGCGTGTCGTCGGCGGCGGCGTTTGGCGCTGCATTAGCGATTGTGCTTGGCATCGGCATTCCCGGCGTTCCGGCGCAGTGGTTTATCTCGGCGAACGCGTTTCTCTTCGCGCTACTGGCGGCGCTGTTGCTGGATGGCATCACCCGCTGGACGCAGGTGGCAACTTCCGGCGTGGTGTTGTTCGGTATCGCGCTGGTGTTTACCTTCAACGCGCTGGTGTCGATGCTGCAATTTATCGCCAACGAAGACACGCTGCAGGGGCTGGTGTTCTGGACCATGGGCAGCATTGCCCGCGCGTCGTGGGAGAAACTCGGCATTTTGCTGCTGGCGCTGGCGGTGATCATGCCGCTGTCGATGCTCAGCTCGTGGAAGCTGACGTCGCTGCGCCTTGGCGAAGATCGGGCGATAAGTTTTGGCATTAACGTGCGTCGCCTGCGGCTGGCGACGCTTTTGCGCATCAGTATTTTGTCGGCGCTGTCGGTGGCGTTTGTCGGCCCGATCGGTTTTATCGGGCTGGTCGCTCCGCATATCGCCCGTATGGTGTTTGGCGAGGATCACCGCTTTTATCTGCCCGGTAGCGCGTTGATTGGTGCGCTGGTGTTATCGCTGGCTTCTATCGTTTCCAAAAATCTGATCGATGGCGTGATTATTCCGGTGGGCATTGTCACCTCGCTGGTTGGCGTGCCGTTCTTTATCACCATCATTGTGCGCCACCGGGGGAGTGTATGA
- a CDS encoding ABC transporter substrate-binding protein — protein MQGKSIFTLALSAFLAVPMLAHATQYPLTVTDFDGRNVTIEHEPQRIILQDGRDIMTMALLDRDNPFKRLVAWNNLAKKQDIATWEMLKTQWPEATRIMDMGFSDKGNVDLESVLAKQPDLMIAQLRAKPALADSGVLAKLTALHIPVVFVDYEVNPAKDTAPSIDLLGKVINRESNAAAYTAYYRQQLAAIEQKTAAINPKPKVFVEALAGNAESCCFTHGHSGWGGLVEAVGAKNLGSELLPGATGFISLEKIISVNPDVYIMTGSKRGNSQVLPLGLNVSQSEVNNQAHILLQRTGIAQIPAVSAKRVYGVYHHFYNHPYNIVGMEYLAKDIYPQAFADLNPDATYHHIIKNFTKLPDNNFVYSWQQGK, from the coding sequence ATGCAAGGGAAATCAATCTTTACGCTCGCGCTCTCCGCTTTTCTCGCTGTTCCCATGCTGGCACACGCCACGCAATATCCGCTCACCGTTACCGATTTCGATGGCCGCAACGTGACCATTGAACACGAGCCGCAACGCATTATTTTGCAAGACGGGCGCGACATCATGACGATGGCGCTGCTGGATCGCGACAACCCGTTTAAACGGCTGGTGGCATGGAACAACCTGGCGAAAAAACAGGACATTGCCACCTGGGAAATGCTGAAAACCCAGTGGCCGGAAGCGACCCGCATTATGGACATGGGCTTTAGCGATAAAGGCAATGTTGATCTGGAAAGTGTGCTGGCAAAACAGCCGGATCTGATGATTGCGCAACTGCGCGCGAAACCGGCGCTGGCCGATAGCGGCGTACTGGCTAAACTGACCGCGCTGCACATTCCGGTGGTGTTTGTTGATTATGAAGTGAACCCGGCAAAAGACACCGCACCGAGTATCGATCTGCTGGGCAAAGTGATTAACCGTGAAAGCAACGCAGCGGCCTACACTGCGTATTATCGTCAGCAACTGGCGGCGATTGAGCAGAAAACAGCGGCCATCAATCCGAAACCGAAGGTATTTGTCGAAGCGCTGGCCGGTAACGCGGAGAGCTGCTGCTTTACCCACGGGCACAGCGGTTGGGGCGGGCTGGTTGAAGCGGTCGGCGCGAAGAACCTGGGCTCGGAACTGCTGCCGGGCGCAACCGGGTTTATTTCGCTGGAGAAAATCATCAGCGTCAACCCGGATGTCTATATCATGACCGGCTCAAAACGGGGCAACAGTCAGGTGCTGCCGCTCGGTCTGAATGTGTCGCAGAGTGAGGTGAACAACCAGGCGCATATCTTGCTGCAACGTACTGGCATCGCACAGATCCCGGCGGTCAGCGCCAAACGTGTATATGGCGTTTACCACCACTTCTATAACCATCCGTACAATATTGTCGGCATGGAATATCTGGCGAAAGATATCTATCCGCAGGCGTTTGCGGATTTGAACCCGGATGCGACCTACCATCACATCATCAAAAACTTCACCAAACTGCCGGATAACAACTTCGTGTATAGCTGGCAGCAGGGCAAATGA
- the mtnA gene encoding S-methyl-5-thioribose-1-phosphate isomerase, with the protein MQPLQTTSLRVTDNQLFILDQQALPQQKQWLPASTVEELVGHIHALRVRGAPLIGLSASLLLALLAEQGANRDQLAQALETLRAARPTAVNLMNNLDRMKQALAQEHFVAALSAEALRLIEEDKALCDNIANAGSALVTPGSRLLTHCNTGGLATAGVGTALGVIALAHQQGKVANVWVDETRPLLQGGRLTAWELGELGVPYQLITDSMAASLMAKGQVDAVWVGADRIAANGDVANKIGTYSLAVLAKFHNVPFYVAAPQTTLDPHCPNGDAIPIEQRAAAEVTGVAGSFGAVNWAPENARVYNPAFDVTPAALISGWVLDSGVVMPADVANGIFQPR; encoded by the coding sequence ATGCAGCCATTACAGACCACCAGCCTGCGAGTCACCGACAATCAATTATTTATTCTCGACCAACAGGCCTTACCGCAGCAGAAACAGTGGCTACCGGCCAGTACGGTAGAAGAACTTGTCGGCCATATTCATGCCCTGCGCGTGCGCGGAGCACCGTTGATTGGCCTTTCTGCGAGCTTGCTACTGGCGCTGTTGGCAGAGCAGGGCGCAAACCGCGATCAACTGGCGCAGGCGCTGGAAACGCTGCGTGCCGCGCGTCCGACGGCGGTGAACCTGATGAATAACCTCGATCGCATGAAACAGGCGCTCGCACAGGAGCATTTTGTGGCGGCGTTAAGCGCCGAAGCACTGCGGCTTATTGAGGAAGATAAAGCGCTCTGCGACAACATCGCCAATGCCGGTAGCGCGCTGGTGACGCCGGGCAGCCGCTTGCTGACCCACTGCAATACCGGCGGGCTGGCGACAGCTGGCGTCGGCACCGCGCTGGGTGTTATTGCGCTCGCCCATCAGCAGGGCAAAGTGGCGAATGTGTGGGTGGATGAAACCCGTCCTCTGTTGCAGGGCGGGCGTTTGACCGCCTGGGAACTGGGCGAGCTGGGCGTGCCGTATCAGTTAATTACCGATTCAATGGCCGCCAGCCTGATGGCGAAAGGGCAGGTGGATGCGGTATGGGTGGGCGCAGATCGCATTGCTGCCAATGGTGATGTGGCGAACAAAATCGGCACCTATTCGCTGGCGGTACTGGCGAAATTCCACAACGTGCCGTTTTATGTGGCTGCGCCGCAAACGACGCTTGACCCGCACTGCCCGAACGGGGATGCCATTCCCATCGAGCAGCGCGCTGCCGCAGAGGTGACCGGCGTGGCCGGGAGTTTTGGCGCGGTAAACTGGGCACCGGAAAACGCGCGGGTTTACAACCCGGCGTTTGATGTCACACCGGCGGCACTTATCAGCGGCTGGGTGCTGGACAGCGGCGTGGTGATGCCTGCCGATGTGGCAAACGGAATATTCCAGCCACGCTAA
- the mtnK gene encoding S-methyl-5-thioribose kinase: MSQYRTFSARDAVAYAQQFGGLDNPSELVDAQEVGDGNLNLVFKIFDNQGVSRIIVKQALPYVRCVGESWPLTLDRARLEAQTLVEHYQHSPQHTVKIHHFDPQLAVMVMEDLSDHKIWRGELINNVFYPHAAAQLGEYLAQVLFHTSDFYLHPHAKKALVAQFINPEMCEITEDLFFNDPYQIHERNNYPAELEADVAALRDDTQLKLAVAALKHRFFSHAEALLHGDIHSGSIFVAEGRLKAIDAEFGYVGPIGFDIGTAIGNLLLNYCGLPGHLGIRDAASAREQRLTDIQTLWTTFAERFQALASEKTRDAALAQPGYASAFLKKVWTDAIGFCGTELIRRSVGLSHVADIDTIKDEAMRHACLRHAITLGKALIVIAERIDNVDELIARVRQYS; the protein is encoded by the coding sequence ATGTCGCAATACCGTACCTTCTCCGCCCGCGATGCCGTGGCGTATGCACAACAATTTGGCGGCCTGGACAACCCGTCCGAACTGGTGGACGCGCAGGAGGTGGGCGACGGTAACCTCAATCTGGTGTTCAAAATTTTTGACAACCAGGGCGTGAGCCGCATTATCGTCAAACAGGCGCTGCCGTATGTGCGCTGCGTCGGTGAGTCCTGGCCGTTAACGCTCGATCGCGCCCGGCTGGAAGCGCAAACGCTGGTGGAACACTACCAGCACAGCCCGCAGCATACAGTGAAAATCCACCACTTCGACCCGCAACTGGCGGTGATGGTGATGGAAGACCTCTCCGATCATAAAATTTGGCGCGGCGAACTCATTAACAATGTGTTTTACCCGCACGCCGCTGCGCAACTGGGTGAATACCTGGCGCAGGTACTATTTCACACCAGCGATTTTTATCTGCATCCGCATGCCAAAAAAGCGCTGGTCGCGCAGTTCATCAACCCGGAAATGTGCGAAATCACCGAAGATCTGTTCTTCAACGACCCTTACCAGATTCATGAGCGCAACAACTACCCGGCCGAGCTGGAAGCCGATGTCGCCGCCCTGCGCGATGACACGCAACTGAAACTGGCGGTGGCGGCACTCAAACACCGCTTCTTCTCCCACGCCGAAGCGCTGTTGCACGGCGATATTCACAGCGGCTCAATTTTTGTCGCCGAGGGTCGCCTGAAAGCGATTGACGCCGAGTTTGGTTACGTCGGCCCGATCGGTTTTGATATCGGCACCGCCATCGGCAATCTGCTGCTCAACTACTGTGGTTTACCGGGGCATCTGGGCATTCGCGATGCGGCCAGCGCGCGGGAACAGCGTCTGACCGATATTCAAACCTTGTGGACCACCTTCGCCGAGCGCTTTCAGGCACTGGCGAGTGAGAAAACCCGCGACGCGGCGCTAGCACAACCGGGCTACGCCAGCGCTTTCCTGAAAAAAGTATGGACTGACGCGATCGGTTTTTGCGGCACCGAGCTCATTCGCCGCAGCGTCGGGCTTTCGCACGTCGCCGATATCGACACCATCAAAGACGAAGCGATGCGCCACGCCTGCCTGCGTCATGCGATTACACTCGGCAAAGCTCTGATTGTCATTGCTGAGCGCATTGATAACGTCGATGAGCTGATTGCTCGCGTGCGCCAGTACAGCTAA
- a CDS encoding LVIVD repeat-containing protein — MASEIPRPEYSRNMRLIGHSDQGGRPDGVQLMVHRGFAYIGHMVSQGFSIVDVRDPKNPKAAGYVPAPPGTWNVHLQAHDDLLLVINARDLFADARFADEKVYYTRSVGETVSDVQDKGWSAGLRIFDISTPDKPREISFLSLNGIGIHRIWYVGGRWAYVSALIDGFTDYIFLTIDLADPRKPQVAGRWWLPGMNQAAGETPAWPEGKRYALHHAIIAGDTAYGSWRDGGLTLLDVKDRTQPKLISHRNWSPPFGGGTHTALPLPDRDLLVVLDEAVLDNQEDGEKLIWLFDIREPSNPVSISTFPQPDETDYVAKGAHFGPHNLHENRPGSFISSTLIFATYQNAGVRAYDISNPYRPVETGALVPAAPQKMMDTRPGRPRVIQSCDVFVDANGIIYSTDYNGGLSVIEYLG, encoded by the coding sequence GCAATATGCGGCTGATTGGTCACAGCGACCAGGGCGGACGCCCGGACGGCGTGCAACTGATGGTGCATCGCGGCTTTGCCTATATCGGGCATATGGTGTCGCAGGGGTTTTCGATTGTGGATGTGCGCGACCCGAAAAACCCGAAAGCCGCCGGTTATGTACCGGCACCGCCGGGCACCTGGAATGTGCATCTGCAAGCCCACGACGACTTGTTGCTGGTGATCAACGCCCGCGATCTGTTCGCTGATGCGCGCTTTGCCGATGAAAAGGTCTATTACACCCGTTCGGTCGGCGAGACGGTTAGCGATGTGCAGGACAAAGGCTGGAGCGCCGGGCTGCGCATTTTTGATATCTCCACGCCCGATAAACCGCGTGAAATCAGCTTCCTGTCGCTTAACGGCATCGGCATTCATCGCATCTGGTATGTGGGCGGGCGCTGGGCGTATGTCTCGGCGTTGATCGACGGTTTTACCGACTACATCTTCCTGACCATTGATCTGGCCGATCCGCGTAAACCGCAGGTGGCCGGGCGCTGGTGGCTACCGGGTATGAACCAGGCCGCAGGGGAAACGCCAGCGTGGCCGGAAGGCAAACGTTATGCGCTACACCACGCGATTATCGCCGGGGATACGGCGTACGGTAGCTGGCGCGATGGCGGTTTAACGCTGCTGGATGTGAAAGACAGAACGCAGCCGAAGCTGATCAGCCACCGCAACTGGAGCCCGCCGTTTGGCGGTGGCACGCACACCGCACTGCCACTGCCGGACAGGGACTTGCTGGTGGTGCTGGATGAAGCGGTGCTCGACAATCAGGAAGATGGCGAGAAGCTGATCTGGCTGTTTGATATTCGTGAGCCGTCAAATCCGGTAAGCATCTCCACCTTTCCGCAACCGGACGAAACCGATTATGTGGCGAAAGGGGCGCATTTCGGGCCGCACAACCTGCACGAAAACCGCCCCGGCAGCTTTATCAGTTCGACGCTGATTTTCGCCACGTACCAGAACGCTGGCGTACGGGCTTACGATATCTCCAACCCGTATCGTCCGGTGGAAACTGGCGCGCTGGTGCCTGCCGCGCCGCAAAAGATGATGGATACGCGGCCTGGACGCCCGCGCGTTATTCAGTCCTGCGATGTGTTTGTGGATGCGAACGGCATTATCTACAGCACCGATTACAACGGTGGGCTGTCGGTGATTGAGTATCTGGGGTAG